The Streptococcus marmotae genome contains the following window.
ATAGTACATGCCCTCTGGTGTTACATAGAGTTTCCCATCTTTTGAGTTGGCTTGACGTTCACCATTTTTAGAAAATGGTGCCCACTTAACTGGGAGTCGTTCACCGACACGCATCTTATCAGCTGGGAAGGTGAAGGCACCAGGCTGACCTTTAGGAAATTTAGAGCTTATAGTGAGCTTAAATCCTTTAGGAGCACCATAAAGCTGACCACTAAGCGTTCCAAAACCTTCTGCTGTCAAGTCTTTGAAGAAGCCGATTTCTGAAAGTGCTTCAGGTGTCGCATTGGCACCTTTTGGACGGTAGTCCCATGTCGTGAAGTCAAATGAACGGTAGGTATTTTTATTCGTTTTGTTTACATCTGGATCTTCATTGTAGTTCCCTTTGTGTCGTACACTTTCGTTAAAAGCAGGAATCGTATACGGTGTTTCATATTTTTGACTGTCGTTAACATTGATTTTGAAGGTTGATTGACGGTTTTCCGTCGCAAAGATGGTCTCTTTTGAGATACTGTAGTCCATTTTCGCTTCAATGTTCTTCAAGCCTTCTACGTTGTGAAGGTCACCTTGTATTTCCGTTGAAGTGAGCAAGTCATCGCTGTTCAAGTCATAACGAGATGGGTCACCGATATCTGTTGCTTTTATGATATCTGTTTCATAGCCAGACTTTTCAATATTGGCAATGACGTATTTCTTTCCATCAATTTCTGTATAGTATTTTGATGGAAACTCAATCGCTACGTTTTCTGTCTCAACGAAGAAATAATCACCCTCGTGCAACTTTTGATCGCCAAACTTGAAGCTAACTGTCGAACGGTTGTAGGCTGTTGGTGGAGTACCTATTGCGCTTACGCTTGGAATTACTTCAACTTCTGGATTGACCATTTTCCCTACGTAGGTTGATCCTGCATCAGCTGCACGCTCTAGGCTATTTCCGACACGCTCTACGTTGTAGGTGTAGAAGTTGTCGTTGCTGTTTAGGGCTTTCAACTTTTCTGGTGGTAAGAGCGAGATGATCTCACCTGGTAATTGAAGGGCTTTGAAGTCTTCCAAGGTCAAGGCTTGGATTTGCTCAGGTGTCAAGTCTTGGAAAGCCTCAACGGTCAACTTGCTCGCTGTTGGTGCTTCAGCTTTTTCTGCTGTCGCTGCAAGGGCTGGCTGTGCAGGTGTTTTCTTCTGCAGGTGTTTCTGCTACTGGTTGCTCAGCTGGTGCTTCTGAAGCCACTGGTGTCGCTTCTGCTACACGAACTTCGATAACGTCTGCGCTAGCAAGACGCGCTACCACTGCACCATTTTCGAGCACAGTGACAGAGCCATCTGTCGCCACTTCCACTTTTAAAGGCTTCTGTCAAGGCATTGTCTGAACGAACTGCTGCACTACCTGCTTTTTTCTGCATCACTCAAGTTCGCTGCATCAAGCACCTTCACCTTAGTGTGTACGGCAAATGTGCGCTCTACTACTTTAGGCGCTTCCGCTACAGCTGGTGCTTCTGAAGCCACTGGTTGTGCCTCAACGACTGGCTCCGTTACTGGGCTAGTCGTTTCTGCTGACGGTTCACCACCTTGCTCTGCTGACGGAGCAACTACCTCACTAGGCGTTACCTCCGCTGCTACTTGGTCCACGCCCGCTACGAATACCGTCCCCAAAAGGACCGAACACGTACCAATCGTAAACTTACGAATTGAAAATCGTTGCTTTCTCTTGAAAAACATCTCATTCCCTCCATTTTTTATTAAAAATATTTCTGTCTGTTCAACAGATACGTACACCTGTTTTAGACAGAAATGTACTAATTACAGTATAGCACCCCCCCCCCGTAATTGGCAAGCATTTTGAATAA
Protein-coding sequences here:
- a CDS encoding YSIRK-type signal peptide-containing protein (The YSIRK form of extended signal peptide directs nascent proteins to the cross-wall site, while signal peptides lacking YSIRK direct proteins instead to the cell pole. A large fraction of YSIRK proteins are surface proteins anchored by sortase-mediated processing of a C-terminal LPXTG motif.) — translated: MFFKRKQRFSIRKFTIGTCSVLLGTVFVAGVDQVAAEVTPSEVVAPSAEQGGEPSAETTSPVTEPVVEAQPVASEAPAVAEAPKVVERTFAVHTKVKVLDAANLSDAEKSR